The nucleotide window GACGACGTCCGCGCCGAGCGCGAGCGGCTGCTGGAGGTAGGGCGTGGCGAAGGTGTTGTCGACGACCAGCTTCGCGCCGGCCTCGCGGGCGATCTGGGCGACCGCGGGGATGTCGGTGATGCCGAGCAGCGGGTTGGAGGGGGTCTCCACCCAGACGGCCTTGGTCTTCGGCGTGATGGCGGCCCGTACGGCCGCGGGGTCGCTGGTGTCGGCGACGGACCAGTCCACGCCCCACCGGGAGACGACCTTCGCGAAGAGGCGGAACGTGCCGCCGTACGCGTCGTTGGGGATGACCACGTGGTCGCCCGGGCTGAGCAGTGTGCGCAGCAGGCAGTCCTCGGCCGCCAGTCCCGACGCGAACGCGAGACCGCGCCGGCCGCCCTCCAGGGCGGCGAGGTTCTCCTCCAGCGCGGTACGGGTGGGGTTGGCGCTGCGGCTGTACTCGTAGCCGCCGCGCAGGCCTCCGACGCCGTCCTGCTTGTAGGTCGAGACCTGATAGATCGGTGGGACGACCGCGCCGGTGAGGGGATCCGCGGTGTTGCCCGCGTGGATCGCGAGGGTCTCGAAGTGCTGACTGATGTGGGTGTCGCTCATGGTTGTCGAGCGTAATGCTCCGCGCGGAAACGGTGCGCCTCATGGCTCGCGGGTTATGGGTGCGCCTCATGGCTCGCGGGTGATGGTGGTGGGGCGGGTGCGGGTGGGTGGGGGCTGGTCGCGCGAGGGCGAGGACAGGGCCGTCGCCGACCACGTTGGCCAATTGTCGGAGGCGTCTGGAACCCTTGGCGTATGGAGATTCTCTGGGGCCTGATGGCACTGCTCATGATCGGCTTTGTGATGTGGCCGGTCATGGCTCGCAGGCGTGCCGGAATTCAGCAGGTCGCGCCGGGCGACCCGGACGCCGCGGACCCGGCGAACTACGGGTTCGTACGGCAGGAGCTGCTGGACGTGCGGATGCCCGGCCCGGACCAGGACCTGCTGGACGTCCTGGACCTCGTGCAGCGCTCGCAGGACCACCGTTCCGCCGCCCAGCTGCTCGCGGGCACGGAGACCGAGGGCGAGGTCCGCTGGCAGCGGGTGCAGGCCTTCGCGGGCGCGGCCGCGTTGGAGTTGCAGCAGCGGCCGGGCGGGGTGAGCGAGTCGCCGGGCGGGCAGTGGCTGAGGGTGTGGCGCGCGGAGGCCCCCAAGGACGCCGGCGGCGCCGCGGTGCACGCGGAGTTCCTGGTGCAGCAGGCGTGGCGGACGTCGTCGCCGGGCACGGACGACTTCCGGATCATCATGGAGGAGGCGCGGTCGGCGTGCGGCGACGCGGCGCTGCTCGCCCCCGGTGACCCGATCCCGTACATCATCGAGCTGTCGGTCGCGCGTGGGCTCGGCTACTCCCGCGAGGAGTTCGAGCAGCTCTGGCTGAGGATCCTCGACCGCGCCCCGGCGCACATGGGCGCGCATCTGGCGGCGCTGCACTACTGGTGCGAGAAGTGGCACGGCTCGCGCGAGCTGGCGTACTCCTTCGCCGAGGCCGCCGCGGCCCGTGCCCCGCAGGGGTCGCTGCTGGCGGCGATGCCACTGTTCGCCGTCTTCGAGCACCTGCCCGAGGTGAACCTGGTCAGCGGCTTCTACCAGAGCGAGGTCGTCACCAAGGCGATCCACGGCGCCCTGTTCGCGGTGCACGCGGCACGGCCCGACGACCCGATGCTGGCCCATGTCCGCCATCTGCTGATCTTCTTCCTGGTGCGCGGCGAGCGCTGGGGCGAGGCCATGAACCAGCTGGTCCATGTCGACGGCCATGTGGGCGCCCTCCCCTGGACCCTGACCACCGACCCGGCGGAGGACTACGCGATATACCGGGCGCTGGCGGTGGCGGGCTACGAGGCGAACGGCGGCAGCCCGGCGACACTCATGCACTGAGCCGCGCCCCACCTCACGGCGGCCCCGCATCCCCCGCTTCACGGCGCAGTAAGTGCTTGCCACCCGCCGTCCGGTAAGAAAGAATCCGCCCCCACACGGATTGGTCATGGACACGTCCCCGGCCGCCCGATTTCACTGTTTTCGTGATCGTTCGCGATCTTTCCCGTGGGGGGACATCTGCCCGATGGGCGCGACCCTGCGCGCATTGCGCGCTCTTGTGCTGCTCGCCGGCTTCTATCTGCTCGGCGTGCTCCTGCTCGCGGCGCTCGCGGGCGCCGACTACCTGCTGTACCTGTACGACGTCCCGTCCGGCCTCGCCAGCAAGCTGTACCTGGTCTCCGTACTGCTGGCGATCCCGCTGGTGCGCGGCCTGTTCATGCTGCGCACCCCCAAGGGCGAAGAGCCGCCGGGGCTGGCGGTGAGCGAGGCCGACGAGCCCGAACTGTGGCGGACCGTACGGGAGTTGGCCGACCAGGTCGGCACCCGCGCGCCCTCGCGGATCGTGCTGACCGCCGACGTCAACGCGGCCGTCGGTGAGGACGCCCGGCTGCTCGGTCTGCTCCCCGGCCCGCGCCTGCTCCTGCTCGGCGTCCCCCTGATGCAGGGTCTGACCGAGGCGCAGCTGCGCGCGGTCCTCGCCCACGAGCTGGGCCACTACTCGAACGCCGACACCCGGCTCGCCGCGATCACCGTGCGCGGCCGCGCCCAGGTGCTGCGCACCATCGAGCACTTCGAGGAGCGCGCCGACAGGACCGCCGGACGCGAGCGGGCCCGGCAGGAGAAGAAGAACGCCAAGAAGTTGGCCAAGGGGAAGCAGGCCAAGGAGATCGACACCGCGGGGTCGGGCATCACCTACCGTGCGATGGCGGCGATCTACATGGGCTACGCGAAGCTCTACTTCCGCGCCACGCTCGCCGGTTCGCGCCGTCAGGAGTACGCCGCCGACGCCGCGGCCGCCCGGATCGTCGGCCGCGACGCCACCGCCTCGGCGCTGCGCGAGATCCCGGCGCTGGACGCCGCGTTCGGGTTCTACATGGACCGTTACGCGACGATGGGCGGCGGCGCCCGGCTGCTGCCGCCGCGCGGCGAGTTCTTCGGCGGTTTCGGCCACATGCTGAACGCCCGTCAGCTCGAACTGGTCGGCATACGCGACGACCTGCCCACCGAGCCGGTCTCGGCGTACGACTCGCACCCGCCGATCGCCGACCGCGTCCAGCGCATCGAGGCCCTGCCCTCCGACGGCCGCGCCGACGAGGCCAGGGGCGCGGCGCTCGCCCTGCTCGCCGCCCCGGAGCGGACCCTCACCGCTCTGGAGGACGCGGTCCTGGCGGACGACGTACGGCAGTTCCGGCGCGCCGGCGACTGGCAGGAACTGCTCGACGCCGCGATGGCGGAAGGATTCTCCTCCCTCGACACGCCGCTGCACCGGGCGCTCGCGATGTACACCAAGGAGCATCCGAGCCTGCCCGCGCTGCTCAAGGTCATCGAGGACGGCCAGCTGTGGCAGCTGGCCCGGCGGCTGCCGCTCTCCGACCAGGCCGCCGCCGCGAACGGCCGCGCCTTCCGCGAGTTCGTACGGCCCGCCCTCGCGGACGCGCTGCAGAGCATGGCCCTGGCCGAGCTGAGCACGCACGCCCTGCTGAGCTGGGAGTTCTCCTGGGAGAAGCCCGCCACCGTGCGTCTGCCCGCCGGGCCCGACGGCGAGGAGACCGACCTCGGCGCCGCGATCGAGGCGGCCGTCGGCGACCACCCTGACACCGAGCCGCTGCGCGCGCTCCTTCCCCCCGCTCCCCAAGGCCCCGCCGAGCGAGAAACGGACGCCCCGCGATGACCGTACTGCTGTGGATCCTGGCCGTCCTGGCGGTGCCCACCCTGGCCATCGGGGTGTGGCTGGCCGGGGTGTTCCTCAAGGAGTTCTTCCGCCCCAGCGGCGACGCCGACCCGGACACCGCCGAGGCGATGGGCCTGCTGCCGGCCGAGCGGCAGAACGCGAAGTACGCGGGCCCGCTGCCGGCCGGCTGGGACGCGACGCTCGCGGCCGTACGCGGCGGCGACTGGAAGGCCGCCGCCAAGTTGCTGCAGGACATCGGCCGGGACTGGGACCGCCGGTCCCGGGCCGCGGGCCTGCTGGGCGAGCTGGCCGCCGATGACGACGACTGGCTGCTCGCCTGGGAGACCGACCGGCCCGACGACCCGGACGCGGCCGTGGTCCGTTGCCGCAGCACGGTGATCCTCGCCGGGAACCTGCGGGGCGGGAAGCAGGCCAAGCACACGACCCGTGAGCAGTTCGACGGCTTCCACCGGATGCTGCACCGCTCCCGCGAGGAGATCGCGCGGGCGGCGGCGCTGAACCCCGACGACCCCACGCCGTACGTCACGGAGATCACGGTCGCCCTCGGTCTCGGCTACCCGAACTCCGAGATGGACCGGCTCTGGACGGAGATCACCGCCCGCGCGCCGCACCACTACGAGGGCCACTACTCGGCACTCCAGTACTGGTGCGCGAAGTGGCGCGGCTCGGAGCAGCTGGCGAAGGAGTTCGCCGAGCGCGCGGCCGAGAACGCGCCCCTCGGCAGCCTCCTCACCGTCCTGCCGCTGATCGCCCACTTCGAGCACGACAAGTCGGACGACAACAGCGTCGACCGTACGCCGACGATGATCGGCCGGGTGGACGCCGGCCTCGCCGACGCCGCCGCGGCCGACCCGACCCACCCCCGCCTGCCCGAACTTCGCCACCTCCTCGCCTACTACCTGTCCCTCCAGGACCGCGACGCGGCCGCGCTGGAGCAGTTCAAGCTGGTCGACGGGTATGTGAACGCGCTGCCGTGGCGTTACCGGGGCAGCGACGAGGAGATGGCCGCGTTCTACTGCCGTATCCGCAACATGTCGGCCCAAGCGGTGGCCGACGCGGCGAACGCCTGACGGCGGACACCCATCCGGAACACGCACGAGGAACACGCACGAGGAACGCGAACAGCGCGAACACGGAACGCGTAGGCGGAGCACGAAGGCGGAATTCGGGCGGCATCCGGGACGTTGTCCTGGGTGCCGCCCACTCGTTCGCCCACTCGTTCGCCCCTCGTTCGCCCAGTGATTCGCCCAGTGATTCGCCCGCCCGAGGACCCCGTTCGGTACCCGTACTCGTACTCGTACCCGTGGCGTCCCCTCCCCGAAGGAGTCAGCATGCTGTTCGGCCGCACCCCCCAGCTGCCCACCCGCGAGCAGGCCCTGCGCGGTCGCGCGGAGCGGCCGTTCTCCGTCCCGGACCGCCACACCGTCCTCGGCAACCCGCTCCTCGGCCCCTACCCCGAGGGCCTTGAGACCGCCGACTTCGGCCTGGGCTGCTTCTGGGGCGCCGAGCGCAAGTTCTGGCAGCTCCCGGCGGGCGTCTTCACCACCCTGGTCGGCTACCAGGGCGGTTTCACCGAGCACCCCACGTACGAGGAGGTCTGCTCCGGCCTGACGGGCCACACGGAGGTCGTCCGCGTGGTGTACGACCCCTCCGTCATCTCGTACGAGCGGCTGCTCCAGGTCTTCTGGGAGTCGCACAACCCCACGCAGGGCTTCCGCCAGGGCAACGACGTCGGCACCCAGTACCGCTCCGCCGTCTACACCCACACCCCCGAGCAGGCCGCGGTCGCCGAAGCCTCCCGCGAGGCCTACCAGAAGGTCCTGGCCGCCTCCGGCTACGGCTCGATCACCACGGAGATCCTCCCGGCGAAGGACCGCGACTTCTACCCGGCCGAGGCCTACCACCAGCAGTACCTGGACAAGAACCCGGCGGGTTACTGCGGGCTCGGCGGGACCGGGGTCTCGTGCCCGATCGGGGTGGCCCCGGCGACCCCGGCGGCCCCGGTGGAAGGCTGAGATCACCTCGATCCCCTTGGTCCCTTTCTGATGGCCGGAGCCCCTCGGACATGCCCTAGCGGCCACCTCCCCCCGGCTCGAACCCCGCCAGCATCTGTTCCAACGCCGCCTGGTCCGGGCCCACGAACGCCGGGGTGCCGGCCGCCGAGGCCAGGGTGTCGATCATCGAGCCCGTGATGCCCGCGGCCGGTGGGAGGTGGGTGGAGAGGACGAGGTCGGGCTCACGGTCCAGGAAGGGCTGGAAGCCCGCGCGGTACTTGTCGGGGTCGACGTTCTCGATCCAGGGGCTGTCGACCGTGGCCCACAGGAGCTGGGCGGCGCGCAGGTCCTCCACGGGGGCCGCGCGGGCGTCGTCCGCCTGGGCGAGTTCGGCGGTGGGCATCGGGCCGCCGAAGCAGTCGGAGCTGAAGCAGACGCCGGAGCGCTCGTCGAAGAAACCGACCGTGGCCGGGTTGTCGAACAGGGGTGGCCGGAACCCGATCAGGGTGCGGTCGCCCAGGTCGAGGCGCTCGCCGGGGTTGAGCAGATACAGGCGGTCGAGCGGGAACGGGCGTTCACAGGACATGATCCCGGCGCCGATGAACGTGGTCACCAGGCGTGCCTTGGGTGCCGCCTCCAGCAGCTCGAAGATGCCGCCGGTGTGGTCGCGGTCGGGATGGGTCAGCCAGATCCAGCGGACGTCGGCAGGTTCCAGTACGGAACCGAGCGTCGCCAGGAAGTCACGGTCGGGCAGGCCCAGGCCAGTGTCCACGACCATGGGCTCGGAGGCGAGCAGGACGAACGCGTTCACCGGGAGATGTCCGATGCCGGGTACTTCGAGGCTGTCGGACAGGACGCTGATGTCCGGGCGGACCCTGTGGACCGTGCCCGGGCGGACCTTCTGAAGGGGCATGTCGCTCACACCTCTGGAAACCCCCCACGGTGGTGATCGCGCCGCGACCGTCTGAGCACACCCGAGCCTGCCGAAGCATGCGGACTCCCTCCATCCTCCGACTTCCCCGCACGCGCCGCATCCGGGCGGTGACCGGGTTCTCAGGGGCGCGGTGAACTGCGCGACCAGCCCCCACCCACCCGCAGCCGAAAGAACCGACTCAGCCAGCCCGCCCCACGCCGGAGGCCACCGTGCCCCAGCTCGCCAGAAGGCGTAGTGCGTCGGCCGACGGGGAGCCCGGTTCGGCGTGGTAGGTGATCAGCGTCTGCTCCTGGTCGTCGGGGAGGCGGAACGACTCGAAGCAGAGTGTGAGGTCGCCGACCAAGGGGTGGCACATCCGCTTCACCCCATGGCTCTTCTCCCTGACGTCGTGCGTCGCCCACAGTCGCCGGAACTCCTCGCTCTTCACCGACAGCTCCCCCACCAGCGCCGACAGCCGCGGATCGTCCGGATGGCACCCCGCGTCCATCCGCAGATAGCTGACGATGTCGGCCGCCTTCTGCTCCCAGTCGAGATAGAGGTCCCGGTACTCGGGCCGCAGGAACACCATCCGCGCCCAGTTCCGCTCCTGCGGCGGCAGCTCCGACCAGTCCCCGAACACCGCCGCCGCCATCCGGTTCCAGACGAGGATGTCCGAGCGTCGGCCCGTGACGTACGCGGGAATCCCGTCCAGCGTGTCCACCAGCTGCCGCAGGGCACCCCGCACCTGCTGCGGCCGGCTCGACGGCTTCTTCTTGTGGGCCTTCGGCTTCGCGAGATGCGTGAGGTGGGCGTGCTCGGCGCCGGTCAGGCGCAGGGCGCGCGCGATCGCGTCGAGTACCTCCGCCGACACATTGCGCCCGTTGCCCTGTTCGAGCCGCGTGTAGTACGCCACCGACACACCCGCGAGCTGGGCCAGCTCCTCCCGCCGCAGCCCGGGCACCCGACGGTGCCGTCCGAAGCTCGGCAGGCCCACGTCCTCCGGCTTCAGCCGGGCACGCCGGGTGCGCAGAAACTCACTGAGCTCGGCACGCCGGTCCAGTGCGCCGGTGGCCCCGGCGGCGGCTACGGCTTCGGGCTGTTCGTCCATACGTAAAGTATTCCCGGTCGTACGCTCACG belongs to Streptomyces graminofaciens and includes:
- a CDS encoding M48 family metallopeptidase, with the translated sequence MGATLRALRALVLLAGFYLLGVLLLAALAGADYLLYLYDVPSGLASKLYLVSVLLAIPLVRGLFMLRTPKGEEPPGLAVSEADEPELWRTVRELADQVGTRAPSRIVLTADVNAAVGEDARLLGLLPGPRLLLLGVPLMQGLTEAQLRAVLAHELGHYSNADTRLAAITVRGRAQVLRTIEHFEERADRTAGRERARQEKKNAKKLAKGKQAKEIDTAGSGITYRAMAAIYMGYAKLYFRATLAGSRRQEYAADAAAARIVGRDATASALREIPALDAAFGFYMDRYATMGGGARLLPPRGEFFGGFGHMLNARQLELVGIRDDLPTEPVSAYDSHPPIADRVQRIEALPSDGRADEARGAALALLAAPERTLTALEDAVLADDVRQFRRAGDWQELLDAAMAEGFSSLDTPLHRALAMYTKEHPSLPALLKVIEDGQLWQLARRLPLSDQAAAANGRAFREFVRPALADALQSMALAELSTHALLSWEFSWEKPATVRLPAGPDGEETDLGAAIEAAVGDHPDTEPLRALLPPAPQGPAERETDAPR
- a CDS encoding helix-turn-helix domain-containing protein; the encoded protein is MDEQPEAVAAAGATGALDRRAELSEFLRTRRARLKPEDVGLPSFGRHRRVPGLRREELAQLAGVSVAYYTRLEQGNGRNVSAEVLDAIARALRLTGAEHAHLTHLAKPKAHKKKPSSRPQQVRGALRQLVDTLDGIPAYVTGRRSDILVWNRMAAAVFGDWSELPPQERNWARMVFLRPEYRDLYLDWEQKAADIVSYLRMDAGCHPDDPRLSALVGELSVKSEEFRRLWATHDVREKSHGVKRMCHPLVGDLTLCFESFRLPDDQEQTLITYHAEPGSPSADALRLLASWGTVASGVGRAG
- the msrA gene encoding peptide-methionine (S)-S-oxide reductase MsrA, whose amino-acid sequence is MLFGRTPQLPTREQALRGRAERPFSVPDRHTVLGNPLLGPYPEGLETADFGLGCFWGAERKFWQLPAGVFTTLVGYQGGFTEHPTYEEVCSGLTGHTEVVRVVYDPSVISYERLLQVFWESHNPTQGFRQGNDVGTQYRSAVYTHTPEQAAVAEASREAYQKVLAASGYGSITTEILPAKDRDFYPAEAYHQQYLDKNPAGYCGLGGTGVSCPIGVAPATPAAPVEG
- a CDS encoding MBL fold metallo-hydrolase, producing the protein MPLQKVRPGTVHRVRPDISVLSDSLEVPGIGHLPVNAFVLLASEPMVVDTGLGLPDRDFLATLGSVLEPADVRWIWLTHPDRDHTGGIFELLEAAPKARLVTTFIGAGIMSCERPFPLDRLYLLNPGERLDLGDRTLIGFRPPLFDNPATVGFFDERSGVCFSSDCFGGPMPTAELAQADDARAAPVEDLRAAQLLWATVDSPWIENVDPDKYRAGFQPFLDREPDLVLSTHLPPAAGITGSMIDTLASAAGTPAFVGPDQAALEQMLAGFEPGGGGR
- a CDS encoding cystathionine gamma-synthase is translated as MSDTHISQHFETLAIHAGNTADPLTGAVVPPIYQVSTYKQDGVGGLRGGYEYSRSANPTRTALEENLAALEGGRRGLAFASGLAAEDCLLRTLLSPGDHVVIPNDAYGGTFRLFAKVVSRWGVDWSVADTSDPAAVRAAITPKTKAVWVETPSNPLLGITDIPAVAQIAREAGAKLVVDNTFATPYLQQPLALGADVVVHSLTKYMGGHSDVVGGALVVGDQELGEELAYHQNAMGAVAGPFDSWLVLRGAKTLAVRMDRHSENATKVADMLTRHPRVSRVLYPGLPDHPGHEVAAKQMKSFGGMVSFQVTGGEEAAVEVCNRAKVFTLGESLGGVESLIEHPGRMTHASAAGSALEVPADLVRLSVGIENVDDLLEDLQQALG